The following are encoded in a window of Bradyrhizobium guangdongense genomic DNA:
- the sdhD gene encoding succinate dehydrogenase, hydrophobic membrane anchor protein, giving the protein MSAADTPKRSMRTPLGRVRNLGAAHSGTSDFWRQRITGVAMTLLMIPVIVIVMMTLGSNQAGAKVILGSLPIAVIMLLFIIASAWHMKIGMQVVIEDYVHNEKLKLVSIMLNNFFSIAVALASTYAILKLASGV; this is encoded by the coding sequence ATGAGCGCAGCCGATACGCCCAAGCGCAGCATGCGTACCCCGCTCGGCCGCGTCCGCAATCTCGGGGCCGCGCATTCCGGCACGTCTGATTTCTGGCGCCAGCGCATCACCGGCGTCGCCATGACGTTGCTGATGATCCCGGTGATCGTCATCGTCATGATGACGCTCGGCAGTAACCAGGCCGGCGCCAAGGTGATCCTCGGCTCGCTGCCGATCGCGGTGATCATGCTGCTCTTCATCATCGCCAGCGCCTGGCACATGAAGATCGGCATGCAGGTCGTGATCGAGGACTACGTTCATAACGAGAAGCTGAAGCTCGTCTCGATCATGCTCAACAACTTCTTCTCGATCGCCGTGGCGCTCGCCTCGACCTACGCGATCCTGAAACTCGCATCCGGAGTGTAA
- a CDS encoding sulfite exporter TauE/SafE family protein produces MIAGLDIKEIIELALLLIATGALSGFLAGVFGIGGGAILVPVFYECFRLAGVPLEVRMPLCIGTSLAVIIPTSVSSFQAHYRRGAVDMTILRMWWLPIVIGVAAGSVVARYAPEKLFKIVFVAVAYSAAARLIFARQGWKFGDELPTGPLMRLYGFCVGILSTLMGIGGGLFSNLLMTFYGRPIHQAVATSSALAVLISIPGALGYIYAGWPAAATYPAVTALQVPFAFGYVSLIGAVLVMPMSLVTAPLGVRAAHAMSKRTLEMAFGCYLFIVGSRFVMSLLGGQ; encoded by the coding sequence GTGATTGCAGGTCTCGACATCAAGGAGATCATCGAACTCGCGCTGTTGCTGATCGCAACCGGCGCGCTGTCCGGATTCCTGGCCGGCGTGTTCGGCATCGGCGGCGGCGCGATTCTCGTGCCGGTGTTCTACGAATGCTTCCGCCTCGCCGGTGTGCCGCTCGAAGTGCGCATGCCGCTCTGCATCGGCACCTCGCTCGCGGTGATCATCCCGACGTCGGTCAGCTCGTTCCAGGCGCATTACAGGCGCGGCGCCGTCGACATGACGATCCTGCGCATGTGGTGGCTCCCGATCGTCATCGGCGTCGCCGCCGGGAGCGTCGTCGCGCGCTACGCGCCGGAGAAGCTGTTCAAGATCGTGTTCGTCGCCGTCGCTTATTCCGCGGCGGCGCGTCTGATCTTCGCGCGTCAAGGGTGGAAGTTCGGTGACGAACTGCCCACGGGACCCTTGATGCGCCTCTACGGCTTCTGCGTCGGCATTCTCTCGACGCTGATGGGCATCGGCGGCGGCCTGTTCTCGAATTTGCTGATGACCTTCTACGGACGTCCCATCCACCAGGCGGTCGCAACCTCATCCGCGCTCGCGGTGCTGATCTCGATCCCCGGCGCGCTCGGCTACATCTACGCCGGCTGGCCGGCGGCGGCGACCTATCCCGCCGTCACCGCCCTGCAAGTCCCCTTCGCATTTGGCTACGTCTCGTTGATCGGCGCCGTGCTGGTGATGCCGATGAGCCTCGTCACCGCACCGCTCGGCGTGCGAGCCGCACACGCGATGTCGAAGCGCACGCTGGAAATGGCGTTCGGGTGCTACCTGTTCATCGTCGGCAGTAGGTTTGTGATGAGCTTGTTGGGCGGACAGTAG
- the sdhA gene encoding succinate dehydrogenase flavoprotein subunit, producing MATTTNGTGNGAPATNGKAYPIEDHTYDVVVVGAGGAGLRAVVGCSEAGLRTACITKVFPTRSHTVAAQGGISASLGNMHKDDWRWHMYDTVKGSDWLGDQDAIEYMVRNAPAAVYELEHWGVPFSRTEDGKIYQRPFGGMTMDYGKGQAQRTCAAADRTGHAMLHTMYGQSLRHAAEFFIEFFAIDLIMDDQGACRGVIALKLDDGTLHRFRAQTTILATGGYGRAYASCTSAHTCTGDGGGMVLRAGLPLQDMEFVQFHPTGIYGAGCLVTEGARGEGGYLVNSEGERFMERYAPSAKDLASRDVVSRAMTIEIREGRGVGKKKDHIFLHLDHLDPAVLAERLPGISESAKIFANVDVTREPIPIVPTTHYNMGGIPTNYHGEVLTKKDGDDNAVVPGLMALGEAACVSVHGANRLGSNSLIDLVVFGRAAALRCAEKLTPNAEQPELPANSAEQALSRLDHFRYASGGTPTAKLREGMQHVMQNNCAVFRTGEVLSEGQNLIAKVHSGIADIAVSDRSLVWNSDLVETLEFDNLIGQAVVTMNSAANRTESRGAHAREDYSERDDKNWMKHTLAWLDDAGKVKIEYRPVHDYTMTNDVQYIPPKARVY from the coding sequence ATGGCCACCACAACGAATGGCACGGGCAACGGCGCTCCCGCCACCAACGGCAAAGCCTATCCGATCGAAGACCACACCTATGACGTCGTCGTGGTCGGCGCCGGCGGCGCCGGCCTGCGCGCCGTGGTCGGCTGCAGCGAGGCGGGCCTGCGCACCGCCTGCATCACCAAGGTGTTTCCGACCCGCTCGCACACCGTTGCGGCGCAGGGCGGCATCTCGGCCTCGCTCGGCAACATGCACAAGGACGACTGGCGCTGGCACATGTACGACACCGTGAAGGGGTCGGACTGGCTAGGGGACCAGGACGCGATCGAATACATGGTGCGCAACGCGCCAGCAGCCGTCTACGAGCTCGAGCATTGGGGCGTGCCGTTCTCGCGCACCGAGGACGGCAAGATCTACCAGCGCCCGTTCGGCGGCATGACCATGGACTACGGCAAGGGCCAGGCACAACGCACCTGCGCCGCCGCCGACCGCACCGGCCACGCCATGCTGCACACGATGTACGGCCAGTCGCTGCGCCACGCGGCCGAGTTCTTCATCGAATTCTTCGCCATCGACCTGATCATGGACGACCAGGGCGCCTGCCGCGGCGTCATCGCGCTCAAGCTCGACGACGGCACGCTGCATCGTTTCCGCGCGCAAACCACGATCCTGGCGACGGGAGGCTACGGCCGTGCCTACGCCTCCTGCACCTCGGCCCATACCTGCACCGGCGACGGCGGCGGCATGGTGCTGCGCGCCGGCCTGCCGCTCCAGGACATGGAGTTCGTCCAGTTCCACCCGACCGGCATTTATGGTGCGGGCTGCCTCGTCACGGAGGGCGCCCGCGGCGAAGGCGGCTATCTCGTCAACTCCGAAGGCGAGCGCTTCATGGAGCGCTATGCGCCGTCGGCTAAGGACCTCGCCTCGCGCGACGTCGTCTCGCGCGCGATGACCATCGAGATCCGCGAAGGCCGCGGCGTCGGGAAGAAGAAGGACCACATCTTCCTTCATCTCGATCATCTCGATCCCGCCGTGCTCGCCGAGCGCCTGCCCGGTATCTCCGAATCCGCCAAGATCTTCGCCAATGTCGACGTGACGCGGGAGCCGATCCCGATCGTGCCGACCACGCACTACAACATGGGCGGCATCCCGACGAACTATCACGGCGAAGTGCTGACCAAGAAGGATGGCGACGACAATGCCGTGGTCCCCGGCCTGATGGCGCTGGGTGAAGCGGCCTGTGTCTCCGTGCACGGCGCCAACCGCCTCGGCTCCAACTCGCTGATCGACCTCGTCGTGTTCGGCCGTGCCGCGGCGTTGCGCTGCGCCGAGAAGCTGACGCCCAACGCCGAGCAGCCGGAGCTGCCGGCAAACTCCGCCGAACAAGCGCTCAGCCGTCTGGACCATTTCCGCTACGCCTCCGGCGGCACGCCGACCGCAAAGCTGCGTGAAGGCATGCAGCACGTGATGCAGAACAATTGCGCGGTGTTCCGCACCGGTGAAGTCCTGAGCGAGGGCCAGAACCTGATCGCGAAGGTTCACAGCGGCATCGCCGACATCGCCGTGTCCGATCGCTCGCTGGTGTGGAATTCGGACCTGGTCGAGACGCTGGAGTTCGACAACCTGATCGGGCAGGCAGTGGTGACGATGAATTCGGCCGCCAACCGCACCGAGAGCCGCGGCGCGCATGCGCGCGAGGACTATTCCGAGCGCGACGACAAGAACTGGATGAAGCACACGCTGGCCTGGCTGGACGATGCCGGCAAGGTCAAGATCGAGTACCGTCCGGTTCACGACTACACCATGACCAACGACGTGCAGTACATCCCGCCGAAAGCGCGCGTGTACTGA
- a CDS encoding DUF3658 domain-containing protein has product MNREQAVRINDHLLEACAALDRARMAIAGLAKAERIKLGDWLDGVVGALEDELLQPIYDQHPDLKPPKSNREPYEYVCELAWDEVQLPPGVTEQQLDEIIFSVMKPTWRKTAAIVTRAVDRCKELGLPIDDKMIAARLKVLSDSDRIEGIGDIRSWLHSEVRLKD; this is encoded by the coding sequence ATGAACCGAGAGCAGGCGGTCCGGATCAACGATCATCTTCTTGAGGCTTGTGCGGCATTGGATCGAGCCCGCATGGCGATCGCAGGGCTTGCCAAAGCCGAGAGGATAAAGCTCGGAGACTGGCTCGACGGCGTCGTCGGCGCTTTAGAGGACGAGTTGCTCCAACCGATCTACGATCAGCATCCGGATCTCAAGCCTCCAAAGTCCAACCGGGAACCATATGAGTATGTCTGTGAGCTCGCATGGGATGAGGTGCAGCTCCCGCCGGGAGTCACCGAGCAGCAGCTCGACGAGATCATTTTTTCGGTCATGAAGCCGACCTGGCGGAAGACCGCGGCGATAGTCACCCGTGCGGTGGATCGCTGCAAAGAGCTTGGATTGCCGATCGACGACAAGATGATTGCCGCGCGATTGAAAGTGCTTTCGGATTCCGACCGCATCGAAGGCATCGGCGATATCCGATCGTGGCTCCACAGCGAAGTGCGATTGAAGGACTAA
- the sdhC gene encoding succinate dehydrogenase, cytochrome b556 subunit: MTARIERPLSPHMQVYRWTLTMALSIVHRATGIALYVGTLLLAWWLIAAASNSAGAYANVQAFTGSIIGRLIVFGYTWALMHHMLSGIRHFVWDLGFGFKANEREALTWAVLIGGIVLTILIWIVAYAIGGVR; the protein is encoded by the coding sequence ATGACCGCACGGATCGAACGACCGCTTTCACCACACATGCAAGTCTACCGCTGGACGTTGACGATGGCGCTGTCCATCGTCCATCGCGCCACCGGTATTGCCCTCTATGTCGGGACCCTGCTGCTGGCCTGGTGGCTGATCGCAGCGGCGTCAAACTCCGCCGGGGCCTACGCCAATGTGCAGGCTTTCACCGGCAGCATCATCGGCCGCCTCATCGTGTTCGGCTACACCTGGGCGCTGATGCACCACATGCTGAGCGGTATCCGCCATTTCGTGTGGGACCTCGGCTTCGGCTTCAAGGCCAATGAGCGCGAAGCGCTGACCTGGGCCGTCCTGATCGGCGGCATCGTGCTGACGATCCTGATCTGGATCGTCGCCTACGCGATCGGAGGTGTACGATGA